CAACTCCGACAAAACTAATTCCAAGAGGGAAAAAAGTATCCTGTCCGATTACAGTATCTTCGGAGGTGAATACGGCTGCCAAAACAGCACTACCACAGCCACCAAGAACGAGCCAAAAAGTGCCAATAAATTCTGCAAAGCATTTTTTAAAAATTGACATGGTTTACCTCTATTTACTTTGTTGCTAACTAGAGGATGAGAACGAACGAAATTCTGTTTATGATTGCAATCGTAACCGCACTCATCCTAAACAAAAAACTGCATCAGTTATCGTGCAGCTTAGAACAAAAAAATAAGAGCGAGATACAAATTTATATGAAAGTTATAAAAAAGATTTTACTAAATCGTTTTCGACCGAGCGTAAAAATATAAGACTTACGCAGTGTTACAAAACAAAAAGGGTTTGAGCGATTTCACCCAACGCAAAATCAGGGTTTCATGTTTTAAGTGCGTAAGTTTTAGAATATTATTTTTGAATTGGGCTATTCATAAGAGCGAAATTCTTTTTAAGCTGTCTTACTCTATTTTTTTCACCAATTTAGTAGCTTGGCAATTTGAGTGGGCAGAGAGACGGGATTAAACGGTTTGGCGATCGCTCCGATCGCCCCAATTTCTTCTAGTTGTTGTTGGGTAAACCAACTAGCTCTGGCTGTAATCAAAACGATGGGAATATATTTCCCCGAAAACCGTTTTAGTTCTTGAAGCAATTGCAAACTATGAGCTTCTCTCGAAAGCCGAACATCTACCAGGATAGCATCGGGTGGCTCGCTGTTTACCCTCGCTAATCCCTCTGGAATAGAAGTAGCTAAAATAACCTTCCAGCCGCCAAAATCCTTCAAACAGTGACTCAAAACCTCTCGAACTCCGACCTCAAAGTCAAACAGTAAAATAGATTTAGTCGCCATGGCTATATTACATAATTTTTTAGAAGTGTTATAAAATAAATCTCAATCTTATTTAGAACTAAAGACAGTTACGACCTGATAAATTAGCGAAACCCGAAACAGAAGTCCCAAATTTTCTAATTCAGCCTACTTTAGTATTTAGTTTTAGTAAAAAAAAATAAGAAACTTATAAGTAAATCTATGATGTCCAACCTAAAAGTGCTGCAACTTGAGTCCAAACGGTAGTCGGATCGAAGGGTTTAGCAATTGACCCAGCAATTTTCATCTGGGCAAATTTGGCGCGATCGCCTGGCGTGACCTTTGCAGTTAGCAAAACGACTGGAATAGCTTCGGTTTGGGGGTCTAACTGGAGACGTTCGACAAATTGAAATCCATCCATTTCAGGCATCGATACATCGAGAATAATGCTGTCGAGTTTTTCGGTTCTAGCTTTAGCTAACCCTTCCTTACCAGAACTCGCCGTCACTGCTTTCCAACCTGCGAAATCTTCAAAAACTCTTTGCAAAACAAATAGTATTTCTGGTTCGTCATCGACAATCAGCACCCGTTTATTCATAGTTCGACAATGGTAAGGTAAAGAAAAACGTACTGCCTATACCCAATTCACTTTCGACCCAAATTCGTCCCCCGTGTTGTTCGACAATGCTCTTACAAATAGCCAACCCCAAGCCCGTACCTTTCTTGTCGCGAGAGTCGGAAATGTTTACTTGTTGAAAGCGATCGAATATGGACAATAATTTATTTTGGGGAATACCCTGTCCTCGATCTTTAACTTGAAACAGGATTGCCTTTGATTCCTCTTCAAAGTCTTTTGATTCTAATTTGAGGAATAGGGATGAGAAACTGTTAGTAATTAGCTCTGCTGTAAGCCAGATAGTCGAACCAGGAGGAGAGAACTTAATCGCATTGGTTAAGAGATTAGTCAAAGTTTGTACGATCGCGTTGGGTGCGGCTAAGATCTCGTAGGAACAGGAATTGACAATAAGCTCGATGCCATCTCGATCGGCAAGTATTTTAACCGACTCAGTTGCCTGGTGAAGCAAAGTAGAAAGATCGCATTTTTCTTTAACCAACTTAAATTTCCCTGACTCCAACCGCTCCAGGTCTAAAATATCGTTGACTAAGCAAACCATACGTTCGCTATTGTTGTGGGCAATTTGCAATAGTTCTTTTGCCGTATCTGATTTATCATTGTAAAATCCCGTATTGAGTAGACCCAAAGAACCATTAATTGCGGTTAGGGGAGTACGAAGTTCGTGGCTGACAATCGAAATAAATTCATCTTTGAGTCGGTCAATTTTGTCGCGATCGCTAAGATCTTGAATTTGAGCGATAAAATAAAGCGGTCGAACTTTAGAGTCTTTTACTAAAGATAAGCTGAGCAAACAGCTAATAGTATTGCCAAATTTATCTACACAGCAGATTTCTCTTTGAGTAACTCGCTCGTTGTCGGCTAACATTTGTTGCCTGATTTCTGAGACTCGCTGTCGATCTTCAAGGGCAGTTATGTCGTGTAGGGTAGCAGTGAGCAGTTCTGATTTTGTGTAACCAACAATATTACACAAAGAACTGTTGACTTTGAGAAACTTACCACTACAGGAAACAATAGCAGTGCCAATTGGCGTGTTTTCAAAGGCACTGCGAAACCGTTCCTCGCTTTCTAGAAGTTCTAGTTCTGCTGTTTTGCGTTCTGTAAGATCTCGAAGCACGATTAGTACATCGTCTTTGTCTAGAGGTACTACTCTTGCCTCTTGCCAAATTACTCGTCCATCGTCTAGCAAGGGAAACTCATCAATTTGAGCTTTGCTGCTTTGTAGTGCCTCTTTAGTAGCTTTGAGGAGCTTTCTTGCCAATTGTGGAAAGAGAATACTGCGGTCGTTCTTTCCTACAGTTGCTGGCAATATCGTTTTTAAAATGGCATTTGATAGCTTGACATTAAGATACGTTCCATCACGATGCATCCGAATTATCGAATCGGGCAGTGCTTCGATAATGGCGCGGTTTAATGCTTCGCCTTGTCGAATGGCTTCGGTTTGACGGGTAACCTGGCACTTCAACTCTTGTTCGTAACCAGCACGTAGTTCTTCTGTATGGCGACGTTCGCTAATATCCTGGAAAACATTAATAGCATAAACCACGTCGCCAGCTTCATCAAAAATGGGAATAGTACGAACTTCTAGCGGGATTCGCTTGCCCTCAACTTCTATTTCGAGATCGTCTAATACAGTTGATTCTCCTTTTAATGCCCTGATTGCAGGTAATTTATTTACAGGATAACTACGGTTAGTTCCAGCGACGTAAATAGGCAAATCTCGCGAAAATTTTGCTGATAATAAGGGATTTAGTATTTCGTTGCGTCCTAAAATTTCTTTTGCTGCTCGATTTAGCAACACTGCCTTGCTATCGCGATCGAAGACGGTAATTCCCAAAGGGATACTTTGCAAAAAAGTTTCAAACTTTTTTTCGCTGGCTTGCAGAGAACCAAAGGTATCGTCTAGTTGCTGTGCCATCCGCTCGAAAGCGATACCCAGTTGCGCTACTTCCCCTACTCCACCTACTTGAATTTGTCGCTTTAATTGTCCTTCGGTAATAGCCGTTGCTGCCTGCTGTAAGCGGTGAATGGGGGTAGCGATCGCCCGTGATGTCCAAATCCCCGTAACTGTCGCCGATAGCAAGGTTAGCCCGCAAAGTAGTAACGTCCGTTGATTGTTTGCCTGGATATCTGCTAAAAAATCTGTTTCGGGAATCGCCGTTACTATTAGCCAGTCAAGTCCATAACTATTCTGATATGGCGTAATTTGCACGAACTGACGCTGCTTGTCTAAGAGAAAGCTAAAACTCTGGCTGGCTCGAATTCGGTTTAAGTCTTGCCATTTAGCGATCGCTTCTTGAGCTACGGCGCGAGTTAACAAGTTCTGGCTATCTGTACTCTGCATTCGGATTAGTTCTTTTCCCTGCCTGTGGAAAAGTCGTTCTTGAGTAGAGCTGGCGATTAATTCTCCTGTTGGCTCGACGATAAACGTTTGACCAGATGGAGAAAAATCTAGAGAATCGAGAAATAAACTAATATCTTCTAGCAGTAAATCCGAATTAAGAACTCCTTGCAATTCTCCGTTTATATAGACGGGAGTTACCGCAGAAATTATAGTAATAGGTAAGTTTAGAGCGGGAAAAACTGGAGTCCAGGTTGGTTTGCCAACTTTTAAAGCAGTTTTGTACCATAAAAGTCGGCGAGAATCAAAATTGGGCGTAACGTGTATTGTTTTTAGGCGATTTCGTTTTTCATCAATTTGGTAAAAGCGGCGTACTCCAGGTGCGGCTCCTCGCTTATCCCAGAGCGTAATAGTATTGGGAGTAGTAACAACACCATGGCGATCGCGACCGACTCCTAGAACTTCTCCGTCAACATTGCCAAAGCTAAGAGTAGTCAGTGAGGGGAAAATTTGTATTTGCTGGTAAAAATACTGTTCTAGTTTGGCAAAATCTGCTACGTCTATTTTTTCCTTGGCTATCGCGACTCGATTTAGTTCTACTATCTGCTGAGGAGTTGCTAAATATAGTTCGAGACGCTCGACAATCCGCACCGATACCTGATTCATTAATTGGTTAGCCAGGTCATTAACCGCTCTTTCGCCACTGCGATTAGATAGATAGGCAACAAGCCCCACTGCTCCCACCAACTGGAGCAGAAAAGGAATTGTCAGTAGTATTCCCAGGGAAATTTTAGTCAAAAATTGCCGCTGAATCTTCATAGAGAATACAAGCAATAGGTGTTTCCGCCTCGCCATTTTGCCGCTTGTAGTGCCTGGTTAGCGGTATTCATAAAAGTGCTAACGCTATTATTGGCTGCGGGAACGGTACCAACAATTCCCAAACTCATAGTCAAGCGATCGCTCAAGGTAGAGCTTTGGTGAGGAATATTTAACTCAAAGATCTGCTGCTGAATTGTCTCGGTTAATCTTACTGCTGTATCTAAATATGTTGAGGGCAAGCAAATGGCAAATTCGGCTCCGCCATAACGGGCTACTAAGCCCGAAGCAGGAATACACTGTTGTAAAATAATTGCCAGTTGCTGCAAACAGGTATTGCCTGCGGCGTAACCACAGTCGGAGTTGTATGCTTGAAAGCAATCAATCTCACTTAAGATAACGGCGATGGTTTTTTGTTCTCGCTTTGACTGTTCCCACCCTTGTTGAAGGGAGTATTGGAAAGATTGGCGGTTTGGAAGTTTGGTTAACGCGTCGGTATCGGTTTCTATAGATTTATTAAAACTTAATTGCTTTTGAGACAATTGCTCTATGCGATTGACTACTCTACTGACTAGTTCGGGACCGAGAATTGGTTTGCTAACAAAGTCAATTGCTCCTGCCTCAAATGCCTGTCGCAAATAATCTGGTTCAGTTCGAGCAGTGAGGACAAAAATTGGTAGACTGCAATAGAGAGCATGGGAACTAACCGCTTGACAGATTTCAATCCCATCGAATGTAGGTACGTCTAAATCTAGTAGGAGTAGCAGAGGTAATTGGGAAAATAGAGCCTTCCACAATTCTTCAGGTTTAGTTACGCAAACTAATTCGATTTTTTTTGTCTCTAATACTCGTTGCAAAGCATCGGAAGTATTTAAGTCTCCGTAAAAGAGTACTTTCGTCCGCGATGGTTCGAGCCGCTGACTTGAGTTTTGCAGAGCATACTGCTGGGAGGCTGGCGACTCTATAGCATATGGCAATACTCTGGCTGTGGTAGCAGTAAGTTTGGGACGATCGCCTGACAAAAACTGCTTGAGAGATGCGAGTTCTCGTGAGAAATCTCGAACTATTGTCAGTTCGTTCTTTCCTTTCTCACTCAAGAGTTGCTCTATCTGGCGAACAAAAGCTACAGCTTCAGGGTAGCCGAATGTCCCCAATCCTCCTACTAACTTGTGTGCCTCTTCTTTGGCTCGCTCTCTTTGGGGTTCGGTTAGGGTATTGGTTGACAATCCCCGCTCTACCTCTTCTAAAACCCTGATTCTTCGTTCTAAACCAGAGTCAAACGAGGCTTTAGCTTCAGCAATCGCTTTAATTCCCGATTGTTTGCTTTTTGACTGGTGATTGGGGACGGGTTTTAATCGATATCCTATGCCAAACACTGTCTCAATTACTTCCTCGACTATACCTACTTTTTTCAGTCGTTTACGTAAATCTTTGATCAGATTGGTTACCGCTCCTTCTGTCGGATAATTATCGCTCGTCCACAGGCGATCGATTATGGCATTACGACTAAAAACTTGGCGAGGATGTTTTAAAAACAACTCTAGCAATTTATATTCTCTTGGTTTTAGCTCGATTTCTTGACCCTGGTAGCTAGCTTGCAACGATACTGGATTTAAAGTCAATTTACC
This region of Myxosarcina sp. GI1 genomic DNA includes:
- a CDS encoding response regulator, encoding MATKSILLFDFEVGVREVLSHCLKDFGGWKVILATSIPEGLARVNSEPPDAILVDVRLSREAHSLQLLQELKRFSGKYIPIVLITARASWFTQQQLEEIGAIGAIAKPFNPVSLPTQIAKLLNW
- a CDS encoding PAS domain S-box protein, with amino-acid sequence MKIQRQFLTKISLGILLTIPFLLQLVGAVGLVAYLSNRSGERAVNDLANQLMNQVSVRIVERLELYLATPQQIVELNRVAIAKEKIDVADFAKLEQYFYQQIQIFPSLTTLSFGNVDGEVLGVGRDRHGVVTTPNTITLWDKRGAAPGVRRFYQIDEKRNRLKTIHVTPNFDSRRLLWYKTALKVGKPTWTPVFPALNLPITIISAVTPVYINGELQGVLNSDLLLEDISLFLDSLDFSPSGQTFIVEPTGELIASSTQERLFHRQGKELIRMQSTDSQNLLTRAVAQEAIAKWQDLNRIRASQSFSFLLDKQRQFVQITPYQNSYGLDWLIVTAIPETDFLADIQANNQRTLLLCGLTLLSATVTGIWTSRAIATPIHRLQQAATAITEGQLKRQIQVGGVGEVAQLGIAFERMAQQLDDTFGSLQASEKKFETFLQSIPLGITVFDRDSKAVLLNRAAKEILGRNEILNPLLSAKFSRDLPIYVAGTNRSYPVNKLPAIRALKGESTVLDDLEIEVEGKRIPLEVRTIPIFDEAGDVVYAINVFQDISERRHTEELRAGYEQELKCQVTRQTEAIRQGEALNRAIIEALPDSIIRMHRDGTYLNVKLSNAILKTILPATVGKNDRSILFPQLARKLLKATKEALQSSKAQIDEFPLLDDGRVIWQEARVVPLDKDDVLIVLRDLTERKTAELELLESEERFRSAFENTPIGTAIVSCSGKFLKVNSSLCNIVGYTKSELLTATLHDITALEDRQRVSEIRQQMLADNERVTQREICCVDKFGNTISCLLSLSLVKDSKVRPLYFIAQIQDLSDRDKIDRLKDEFISIVSHELRTPLTAINGSLGLLNTGFYNDKSDTAKELLQIAHNNSERMVCLVNDILDLERLESGKFKLVKEKCDLSTLLHQATESVKILADRDGIELIVNSCSYEILAAPNAIVQTLTNLLTNAIKFSPPGSTIWLTAELITNSFSSLFLKLESKDFEEESKAILFQVKDRGQGIPQNKLLSIFDRFQQVNISDSRDKKGTGLGLAICKSIVEQHGGRIWVESELGIGSTFFFTLPLSNYE
- a CDS encoding response regulator yields the protein MKILLVEDDLSTARVLSATLSGERYTVDLARDGQTSLELANRWQYDIILLDIMIPKLDGIMVCQCLRSQGYQMPILLLTAKNSTHDIVRGLDAGADDYLTKPFVFLQLLARIRALLRRGKNPRLSSLLSWGKLTLNPVSLQASYQGQEIELKPREYKLLELFLKHPRQVFSRNAIIDRLWTSDNYPTEGAVTNLIKDLRKRLKKVGIVEEVIETVFGIGYRLKPVPNHQSKSKQSGIKAIAEAKASFDSGLERRIRVLEEVERGLSTNTLTEPQRERAKEEAHKLVGGLGTFGYPEAVAFVRQIEQLLSEKGKNELTIVRDFSRELASLKQFLSGDRPKLTATTARVLPYAIESPASQQYALQNSSQRLEPSRTKVLFYGDLNTSDALQRVLETKKIELVCVTKPEELWKALFSQLPLLLLLDLDVPTFDGIEICQAVSSHALYCSLPIFVLTARTEPDYLRQAFEAGAIDFVSKPILGPELVSRVVNRIEQLSQKQLSFNKSIETDTDALTKLPNRQSFQYSLQQGWEQSKREQKTIAVILSEIDCFQAYNSDCGYAAGNTCLQQLAIILQQCIPASGLVARYGGAEFAICLPSTYLDTAVRLTETIQQQIFELNIPHQSSTLSDRLTMSLGIVGTVPAANNSVSTFMNTANQALQAAKWRGGNTYCLYSL
- a CDS encoding response regulator gives rise to the protein MNKRVLIVDDEPEILFVLQRVFEDFAGWKAVTASSGKEGLAKARTEKLDSIILDVSMPEMDGFQFVERLQLDPQTEAIPVVLLTAKVTPGDRAKFAQMKIAGSIAKPFDPTTVWTQVAALLGWTS